CGGCGGTAGCATTCGAAGGTAAGGGGAAACGGCATCTCTGCGTATTGCCCGCATCCCCGAGTTAAGGTCGGGGATCTTCGAGCCACTGATGAACTCAGCCAACTTGCGGATCAAGAACTTGACGGGAACGCGGAGGAACTTGAGAGTCCCCGCCTCTTTCTTCCTCGCACCCACAACCATGTCGCAATCCTTGAGCTCCTCCACTAGTCGGGGGATATCCCGTAAAGGATAGGTGCCATCACCGTCGGCGATGACCACAACCTCGCCGGAAGCCGCTTTAATACCCGTGTTGCGCGCCCTTCCTCCCCCCATATTATGAGGGTGGCGCAAGAGGGTTGCCTGAGGAAAGGAGGCTACTATCTCCGCGGTCCGGTCTTTGGAACCATCGTCCACTACTATGATTTCCCAATCATAGGATGTTCCTTCCAACGTGCTTATGGTCTCCTCCAGGACCTCGCCGATAGCTTCCTCCTCATTGTAGACAGGCAAGACCACGCTTACTTTCAACCCACCACCTCCAAAACCCACTAATTCACGTCCATTGGCCGGTAATCAAAATTAAATATCCCTTTCCCCGACACACTAATCTCCAAAATAGTCAAAAACCCCTAAAATTGCATATCCGTATTTCGTTCTTAACTCCCATAATATTACCCTAAAAATCCTTAGTTTTCCTGAAATTCCTTGCATAATGAAAGTCGCCCTATCT
The genomic region above belongs to Actinomycetota bacterium and contains:
- a CDS encoding glycosyltransferase family 2 protein, yielding MKVSVVLPVYNEEEAIGEVLEETISTLEGTSYDWEIIVVDDGSKDRTAEIVASFPQATLLRHPHNMGGGRARNTGIKAASGEVVVIADGDGTYPLRDIPRLVEELKDCDMVVGARKKEAGTLKFLRVPVKFLIRKLAEFISGSKIPDLNSGMRAIRRDAVSPYLRMLPPGHSWVSTITLAFLNNGHVVKYVPIDYYPRKGKSTFHPIRDTGNYIMTIFRTITWFSPLKVFVPLAFLLLLTGFGKMIADILRYNWHLAASTVVLLLGGLQVLALGLIADMIAKRSGL